The following is a genomic window from Cupriavidus basilensis.
CGGCTGGGCATTCGAGGATCGATTCGCGTCCATGTGTTGCTCCGATTTGCGATTGGATGGCGTGAATCGTAGAAGCGCCTGCCCGAATCCAGAATGGGGTGGCAATGCAAGGCTGTGTTGCGGGGAAGGCAAGGACACATTCTCCACGACAGTTGGAGAACCGCCTTGCACGCAGCGTTGTGGCACGAGCAATGCAGGTTTGCACGGCCATGCCATTCTGTTCATTGCCGGCACAGCCTAACCTAGCTCCATCATCAATCGCATGGAGTGGTCATGAAACCCGTTGAAATCCAGGTCACCTATGACTTCATTTGCCCGTGGTGCTGGATCGGCCATCAGAACCTCAAGCTCGCGACGCAACGCGTGAACAGCGAGGTCGCGCCCAGGATTTCCTATTCACCCTACGAGCTCAATCCGGATATGCCCAAGGCCGGCGTCGACCGCAAGGCGTACCGGACCGCGAAGTTTGGCAGCTGGTCGCGCTCCCAAAGCATGGATGCGGAGGTCGCCCTTGTAGGCAAGAGGGTGGGGTTGGCATTCAACTACGACGCAGTGGCGATCACTCCCAACACCCGGCTCGCGCACCGCCTGATGGCGTTTGCTCAGCGCACCGGCAGTGCGACTATGGTCGAGGGCTTGTTCGAGGCGATCTTCGCCGCGTATTTCTCTCGTGGCGAAAACATCGGGTTAATCGATGTGCTGGCGCCGCTGGCAGCATCCGTCGGCTTTGACGAAAAGGCCGTGCGCGATTACCTGGTGAGCGGGGAAGGGGAGGCTGAAGTCATTGCCGAGGAGATGCGCGCGAGC
Proteins encoded in this region:
- a CDS encoding DsbA family oxidoreductase, which encodes MKPVEIQVTYDFICPWCWIGHQNLKLATQRVNSEVAPRISYSPYELNPDMPKAGVDRKAYRTAKFGSWSRSQSMDAEVALVGKRVGLAFNYDAVAITPNTRLAHRLMAFAQRTGSATMVEGLFEAIFAAYFSRGENIGLIDVLAPLAASVGFDEKAVRDYLVSGEGEAEVIAEEMRASLSGVRSVPTIRIGDAMIGGAQPPAVMEQALQAASAKTSAALETL